One stretch of Arachis hypogaea cultivar Tifrunner chromosome 20, arahy.Tifrunner.gnm2.J5K5, whole genome shotgun sequence DNA includes these proteins:
- the LOC112784905 gene encoding uncharacterized protein isoform X2, which yields MQSNSLKDYLKRYQSNTEDEKKSKKKKKQKQKSQPKPSGLLVVDEDPTWQKPVDLGEDNDEKSSDEEKPVVDEDIEVKRMKRLEQLRARRPYHAISEDGSGWISLSSQPVDPINVNDDLSPPRQPRRGHHSPSPDISPPRRSQRQIYDDKNKNYKTSDLQDISPPRGRRHDSPMKDTSHGYEESDLSPPRKRQKDVARGSLAGRSHRHSPNLSENVSHPTLSPDLSPPRKHQKSNAAPVSDRKTGLISGKDIREEIDKKKKDDLMRFKMMDPSISGRGAEPVYRDKVKGVRISKEEYLKSKQKVEEKPKEKEIEWGKGLAQKREAEARMKELETEKEKPFARSRDDPELDNMLKDRLRWGDPMAHLVKKKYPEPVLPDLGEGEKMKESGFVVPQDIPDHSWLKRGLDAAPNRYGIRPGRHWDGVDRSNGFEKEMFKRTNERQARDREAYLWSVSDM from the exons ATGCAGTCCAACTCACTGAAGGATTATTTGAAAAGGTATCAAAGTAACACTGAAGATGAGAAGaaaagtaagaagaagaagaagcagaagcaaaAAAGTCAGCCAAAACCTAGTGGCTTGTTAGTTGTGGATGAAGATCCCACCTGGCAGAAACCCGTAGATCTCGGAGAAGATAATGATGAGAAATCATCTG ATGAGGAGAAGCCAGTTGTTGATGAAGACATTGAAGTGAAGCGAATGAAGAGGCTTGAGCAGCTGAGGGCTAGGCGTCCTTATCATGCTATATCTGAGGATGGAAGTGGTTGGATTTCACTTTCTTCTCAGCCTGTTGATCCTATTAATGTAAACGATGATTTATCACCTCCACGACAGCCTCGCAGAGGTCATCATAGCCCGAGTCCTGACATTTCTCCCCCTCGCCGTTCTCAGCGCCAAATATATGATGACAAAAATAAGAATTATAAGACTTCTGATTTGCAAGATATTTCTCCACCTCGTGGTCGTCGTCATGATTCTCCAATGAAAGACACTTCGCATGGATATGAGGAATCAGACCTTTCACCCCCAAGGAAACGGCAGAAGGATGTTGCAAGAGGGAGTTTGGCTGGTCGTTCTCACCGTCATTCACCTAACCTCTCTGAAAATGTTTCACATCCAACTTTGTCTCCAGATTTATCTCCACCACGGAAACACCAAAAGTCCAATGCAGCACCTGTCAGTGACAGAAAAACAGGTTTGATTTCTGGTAAAGATATCAGAGAAGAGATTGACAAAAAGAAGAAGGATGATTTGATGAG ATTTAAAATGATGGATCCTTCAATCAGTGGGCGTGGTGCTGAACCAGTATATCGTGATAAAGTAAAAG GAGTACGCATTTCCAAGGAAGAATACTTGAAgtcaaaacagaaagtagaagaAAAGCCAAAG GAGAAGGAAATAGAGTGGGGCAAGGGCTTGGCTCAGAAGAGGGAAGCTGAGGCTAGGATGAAGGAACTAGAAACTGAGAAGGAGAAGCCTTTTGCACGCAGCAG GGACGATCCAGAACTTGACAACATGCTCAAGGATAGATTAAGATGGGGTGATCCTATGGCACATTTGGTAAAGAAAAAATATCCAGAGCCTGTTCTTCCAGATTTGGGAGAAGGTGAGAAGATGAAAGAATCAGGTTTTGTTGTTCCGCAAGATATTCCAGATCACAGCTGGTTGAAAAGAGGTTTAGATGCTGCACCAAATCGCTATGGGATAAGGCCGGGACGACATTGGGATGGAGTTGATCGTAGTAATG GTTTTGAGAAGGAAATGTTCAAGAGAACAAATGAGAGGCAAGCTCGAGATAGAGAAGCATATCTTTGGTCTGTCTCTGATATGTGA
- the LOC112784905 gene encoding uncharacterized protein isoform X1, translating into MTGPVFRILEKMQSNSLKDYLKRYQSNTEDEKKSKKKKKQKQKSQPKPSGLLVVDEDPTWQKPVDLGEDNDEKSSDEEKPVVDEDIEVKRMKRLEQLRARRPYHAISEDGSGWISLSSQPVDPINVNDDLSPPRQPRRGHHSPSPDISPPRRSQRQIYDDKNKNYKTSDLQDISPPRGRRHDSPMKDTSHGYEESDLSPPRKRQKDVARGSLAGRSHRHSPNLSENVSHPTLSPDLSPPRKHQKSNAAPVSDRKTGLISGKDIREEIDKKKKDDLMRFKMMDPSISGRGAEPVYRDKVKGVRISKEEYLKSKQKVEEKPKEKEIEWGKGLAQKREAEARMKELETEKEKPFARSRDDPELDNMLKDRLRWGDPMAHLVKKKYPEPVLPDLGEGEKMKESGFVVPQDIPDHSWLKRGLDAAPNRYGIRPGRHWDGVDRSNGFEKEMFKRTNERQARDREAYLWSVSDM; encoded by the exons atgaccggtccggttttcagaatcTTGGAAAAAATGCAGTCCAACTCACTGAAGGATTATTTGAAAAGGTATCAAAGTAACACTGAAGATGAGAAGaaaagtaagaagaagaagaagcagaagcaaaAAAGTCAGCCAAAACCTAGTGGCTTGTTAGTTGTGGATGAAGATCCCACCTGGCAGAAACCCGTAGATCTCGGAGAAGATAATGATGAGAAATCATCTG ATGAGGAGAAGCCAGTTGTTGATGAAGACATTGAAGTGAAGCGAATGAAGAGGCTTGAGCAGCTGAGGGCTAGGCGTCCTTATCATGCTATATCTGAGGATGGAAGTGGTTGGATTTCACTTTCTTCTCAGCCTGTTGATCCTATTAATGTAAACGATGATTTATCACCTCCACGACAGCCTCGCAGAGGTCATCATAGCCCGAGTCCTGACATTTCTCCCCCTCGCCGTTCTCAGCGCCAAATATATGATGACAAAAATAAGAATTATAAGACTTCTGATTTGCAAGATATTTCTCCACCTCGTGGTCGTCGTCATGATTCTCCAATGAAAGACACTTCGCATGGATATGAGGAATCAGACCTTTCACCCCCAAGGAAACGGCAGAAGGATGTTGCAAGAGGGAGTTTGGCTGGTCGTTCTCACCGTCATTCACCTAACCTCTCTGAAAATGTTTCACATCCAACTTTGTCTCCAGATTTATCTCCACCACGGAAACACCAAAAGTCCAATGCAGCACCTGTCAGTGACAGAAAAACAGGTTTGATTTCTGGTAAAGATATCAGAGAAGAGATTGACAAAAAGAAGAAGGATGATTTGATGAG ATTTAAAATGATGGATCCTTCAATCAGTGGGCGTGGTGCTGAACCAGTATATCGTGATAAAGTAAAAG GAGTACGCATTTCCAAGGAAGAATACTTGAAgtcaaaacagaaagtagaagaAAAGCCAAAG GAGAAGGAAATAGAGTGGGGCAAGGGCTTGGCTCAGAAGAGGGAAGCTGAGGCTAGGATGAAGGAACTAGAAACTGAGAAGGAGAAGCCTTTTGCACGCAGCAG GGACGATCCAGAACTTGACAACATGCTCAAGGATAGATTAAGATGGGGTGATCCTATGGCACATTTGGTAAAGAAAAAATATCCAGAGCCTGTTCTTCCAGATTTGGGAGAAGGTGAGAAGATGAAAGAATCAGGTTTTGTTGTTCCGCAAGATATTCCAGATCACAGCTGGTTGAAAAGAGGTTTAGATGCTGCACCAAATCGCTATGGGATAAGGCCGGGACGACATTGGGATGGAGTTGATCGTAGTAATG GTTTTGAGAAGGAAATGTTCAAGAGAACAAATGAGAGGCAAGCTCGAGATAGAGAAGCATATCTTTGGTCTGTCTCTGATATGTGA